In Archangium violaceum, the following are encoded in one genomic region:
- a CDS encoding Ig-like domain-containing protein encodes MMKSPARLRALSLGVVLLTACEPEEQRPPPPPPPPELKVAFRGPDTVHCNANPVVLTFTIEGGTPDTVELSDGRGPIAQLSGPYQYVFDCGAEAEERAYTFIATARVGGRAFSSPLKQVVVDRTAPAVLTPPFDSADPEIPKDAPIRVTFSEPMRTARVTPASVDLESVSPYLVKSVSWSEDGRTLTVTPSREISAPETLALSLHPEDFQDLAGNALPSRATTRWTWSVPTFLTSWILPKHGNGVDGADHPAFAIDHAGRSIAAWPEFTRTTGSRDLYVYRSGEGGGARLGDVLSALPGDTSVDQVTLAVDASDRPVVAWIEKAKEGDRIFVRRWNGSSWEDLGGPPDLAPEHEPYRLTLATGSSDLPAVAWSELDATGEANIYVYRWNGTAWAPVGNPVEAHSGKTHAGHPSLAIDGEDRPVIAFHEQVSELGVSDVFVMRWNGTDWAQIGSAIRPAEVSESAYANHLSLVLDAKGAPTVVFQLITPGSSYTYSLFYSRYDSTGWSNPTQVGGVRAFWPSATFDAQGHLWLAWEEEPVLTVRTAQFQKVDAADPWFASLEDAAGPVVASGGAAGPAMLFVDESRRVPRVVRRQ; translated from the coding sequence ATGATGAAGAGCCCCGCGCGTCTCCGAGCCCTGTCGTTGGGTGTCGTGCTCCTCACGGCCTGCGAGCCGGAGGAGCAGCGTCCGCCGCCTCCGCCGCCCCCGCCCGAGTTGAAGGTCGCCTTCAGGGGCCCGGACACGGTCCACTGCAACGCCAACCCGGTGGTCCTCACCTTCACCATCGAGGGCGGCACTCCGGACACCGTCGAGCTGAGTGACGGGCGGGGACCGATCGCCCAGCTCTCCGGGCCCTATCAGTACGTGTTCGACTGCGGTGCCGAGGCGGAGGAGCGCGCCTACACCTTCATCGCGACGGCCCGGGTCGGAGGGCGCGCGTTCTCCAGCCCTCTCAAGCAGGTCGTGGTCGACCGCACCGCGCCCGCCGTCCTCACTCCACCGTTCGATAGCGCCGACCCGGAAATCCCGAAGGACGCTCCCATCCGCGTGACGTTCTCCGAGCCCATGCGCACGGCCAGGGTCACCCCGGCGAGCGTCGACCTGGAAAGCGTCTCCCCCTACCTCGTGAAGAGCGTCTCGTGGTCGGAGGACGGGCGAACCCTGACGGTGACCCCCTCCAGGGAAATCAGCGCGCCCGAGACCCTCGCGCTCTCGCTGCACCCGGAGGACTTCCAGGACCTCGCGGGCAATGCGCTCCCCTCGAGAGCCACCACGAGGTGGACCTGGAGCGTGCCGACGTTCCTCACCTCGTGGATCCTCCCCAAGCACGGCAACGGCGTCGACGGAGCGGATCACCCCGCCTTCGCCATCGACCACGCCGGGCGCTCCATCGCCGCCTGGCCCGAGTTCACCCGGACGACGGGCTCACGGGACCTCTACGTGTACAGGTCCGGCGAGGGTGGGGGCGCGCGGCTCGGCGATGTCCTCAGCGCCCTGCCCGGTGATACCTCGGTCGATCAGGTCACCCTCGCCGTGGATGCCTCGGACCGGCCGGTGGTGGCGTGGATCGAAAAAGCAAAGGAAGGCGATCGGATCTTCGTGCGCCGCTGGAACGGCTCGAGCTGGGAGGATCTCGGAGGCCCTCCCGATCTGGCTCCCGAGCACGAGCCCTACCGCCTGACCCTCGCGACCGGAAGCTCGGACCTGCCCGCCGTGGCCTGGTCGGAGCTCGACGCCACCGGCGAGGCCAACATCTACGTCTACCGTTGGAACGGGACGGCCTGGGCCCCCGTGGGCAACCCCGTCGAGGCCCACTCGGGCAAGACCCACGCGGGCCATCCCTCGCTGGCGATCGACGGCGAGGACCGGCCCGTCATCGCCTTCCATGAGCAGGTCTCGGAGCTGGGTGTCTCCGACGTGTTCGTGATGCGTTGGAATGGCACGGACTGGGCGCAGATCGGCTCGGCCATCCGTCCGGCCGAGGTGAGCGAGAGTGCCTATGCCAACCACCTCTCGCTCGTGCTGGATGCGAAGGGAGCGCCCACGGTGGTGTTCCAGCTCATCACCCCCGGCTCGAGCTACACGTACTCCCTCTTCTACTCGCGCTACGACTCCACGGGCTGGTCCAATCCCACGCAGGTGGGGGGCGTCCGCGCCTTCTGGCCCTCGGCCACCTTCGATGCGCAAGGCCATCTCTGGCTGGCCTGGGAGGAGGAGCCGGTGCTCACCGTCCGCACCGCGCAGTTCCAGAAGGTGGACGCCGCCGACCCGTGGTTCGCCTCCCTGGAAGACGCCGCCGGCCCCGTGGTCGCGAGCGGCGGCGCGGCCGGGCCCGCGATGCTGTTCGTTGATGAGTCAAGGAGGGTTCCCCGGGTGGTGAGGCGCCAGTAG
- a CDS encoding AEC family transporter: protein MSQLAGLLAASLLFGVFARRSGRFPEQTALVLNAYVLNVALPALVLRAIHRLTLVPELLIAAATPWLVFGGSWLFFRALGPRLGFAPRTVAALVLTGGLSNTSFVGLPLIEGLMGRDGVQVAVVIDQLGSFLALATVATLFATHAAAKDSRPRVLLWKVLGFPPFIALVVAFLSHPWDWPGWVDVVLGRLGDLLTPLALFSVGFQLRLSGLRGRVRALALGLGYKLVLCPLVIALLLLALPGISRLTFEVTVLQAGMAPMVTAAILAAEHELDPDLSALMVGLGIPLSFATVPCALWLLR from the coding sequence GTGAGCCAGCTCGCTGGCCTGCTGGCCGCCAGTCTCCTGTTCGGTGTGTTCGCGCGGCGCAGTGGCCGTTTCCCGGAGCAGACGGCGCTGGTCCTCAACGCCTACGTCCTCAACGTGGCGCTGCCCGCGCTGGTGCTGCGCGCCATCCACCGGCTGACGCTCGTCCCCGAGCTGCTCATCGCCGCCGCCACGCCCTGGCTCGTCTTCGGTGGCTCCTGGCTCTTCTTCCGCGCGCTGGGCCCGCGGCTCGGCTTCGCGCCCCGGACCGTGGCGGCGCTCGTGCTCACCGGCGGGTTGAGCAACACCTCGTTCGTGGGCCTGCCGCTCATCGAGGGGCTGATGGGCCGCGACGGGGTGCAGGTGGCGGTGGTCATCGACCAGCTCGGCTCGTTCCTCGCGCTGGCCACGGTGGCCACCCTCTTCGCCACGCACGCCGCCGCGAAGGACTCCCGGCCTCGTGTGCTGCTCTGGAAGGTGTTGGGCTTTCCGCCCTTCATCGCCCTGGTGGTCGCGTTCCTCTCCCACCCCTGGGACTGGCCCGGCTGGGTGGACGTGGTGCTCGGCCGGCTGGGAGATCTGCTCACCCCGCTGGCGCTCTTCTCGGTGGGGTTCCAACTCCGGCTCTCGGGATTGAGGGGCCGGGTGCGCGCGCTCGCGCTGGGGCTCGGCTACAAGCTGGTGCTGTGCCCGCTGGTGATTGCCCTGCTGCTGCTGGCTCTGCCCGGAATCAGCCGGCTCACCTTCGAGGTGACTGTCCTCCAGGCTGGCATGGCGCCCATGGTCACCGCCGCCATCCTCGCCGCGGAGCACGAGTTGGATCCGGACCTCTCGGCGCTCATGGTGGGGCTGGGCATTCCGCTCTCGTTCGCCACGGTGCCGTGCGCCCTGTGGTTGCTGCGTTGA
- a CDS encoding LysR family transcriptional regulator, producing the protein MPDWTDLRYFLAIAREGTLAAAARELEVDASTVGRRLTALEEELGSRLFDRTPAGLVLTDVGRGIRSAVEEMEAAALAVERRASGEDARLEGVVRITLTEAFAVDVVLPRFAPFRERHPGIEVRFLTDYGSLDLARREADIAVRLTRPQEDTLVARKVGEIAIAPYASETYLERRGMPDPSQGFAGHDVIGYVDSAERWPEARWLAEAAPSAHVAVRCNSLLSVVAATSAGLGVGVMPCLCGDRESGLRRVAPVVASLRRDIWLVVHADLQHNARVRATLHFLAELIQRERPLLSGEGRPAPRASGRRAP; encoded by the coding sequence ATGCCCGATTGGACCGACCTTCGCTACTTCCTGGCCATCGCGAGGGAGGGGACGCTCGCCGCGGCGGCGCGTGAGCTGGAGGTGGATGCCTCCACCGTGGGGCGGCGGCTGACGGCGTTGGAGGAGGAGCTGGGCTCGAGGCTCTTCGATCGGACGCCGGCGGGACTGGTGCTGACGGACGTGGGGCGGGGCATCCGCTCGGCGGTGGAGGAGATGGAGGCGGCGGCGCTCGCGGTGGAGCGCCGGGCCAGTGGCGAGGACGCGCGTCTGGAGGGCGTGGTGCGCATCACCCTCACCGAGGCCTTCGCGGTGGATGTGGTGCTGCCGCGCTTCGCCCCCTTCCGCGAGCGCCACCCCGGCATCGAGGTGCGGTTCCTCACCGACTACGGCTCGCTGGACCTGGCACGGCGCGAGGCGGATATCGCCGTCCGCCTGACCCGTCCCCAGGAGGACACGCTGGTGGCGCGCAAGGTGGGGGAGATCGCCATCGCCCCCTATGCCTCGGAGACCTACCTGGAGCGGCGCGGGATGCCGGATCCGTCCCAGGGCTTCGCGGGCCATGACGTCATCGGCTACGTGGATTCGGCGGAGCGATGGCCCGAGGCCCGCTGGCTGGCCGAGGCCGCTCCCAGCGCGCACGTGGCGGTGCGCTGCAACTCGTTGCTGTCGGTGGTGGCGGCCACCTCGGCGGGGCTCGGCGTGGGGGTGATGCCGTGTCTGTGCGGAGACCGGGAGTCGGGCCTGCGCCGGGTGGCGCCCGTGGTGGCCTCGCTGCGCCGTGACATCTGGCTGGTGGTCCACGCGGATTTGCAGCACAACGCACGCGTGCGCGCCACCCTCCACTTCCTCGCCGAGCTCATCCAACGTGAGCGTCCGCTCCTCTCTGGAGAGGGACGCCCGGCCCCGCGTGCTTCTGGAAGGAGGGCTCCGTGA
- a CDS encoding MDR family MFS transporter — protein sequence MKHLLGRLGGEFRATAGGLPSTYWYLWTGTLVNRLGSFVVPFLALYLTRERGFRVEEAGLVVSLHGAGGVLAGLVGGTLADRVGRRKTLLAGLWLGAAAMLSLGLARATWHISLSAFLLGLVGELYRPAVSAAVADLVPPQDRPRAYGLLYWVVNVGFSIALPLAGLASHFGFLTLFVADAITSFLYGLLVWWKVPETRPVLRTEPAKSSPLPSLAPFRDGVFLAFAVPTLLTAIVFAQGTVTLPLDLTSRGMSPTTFGTVLAMNGVLIVLLQPFAGRAMGRMRRATALAWASGLTGLGFGLHVLGASPGLATLAVAVWTMGEIAQSPVASTVVADLAPTEQRGTYQGAYYMLWALSACVAPSLGSWVLGHQGAATLWGGCLAVGLFAAGWHLAVADARRRRLETLRLTRPEVSAAQD from the coding sequence ATGAAGCACCTGTTGGGGCGACTGGGGGGGGAGTTCCGCGCGACGGCGGGGGGCCTTCCAAGCACATACTGGTACCTGTGGACGGGCACGCTGGTGAACCGGCTGGGCTCGTTCGTGGTGCCCTTCCTGGCCCTGTACCTCACGCGCGAGCGCGGCTTCCGGGTGGAGGAGGCGGGGCTGGTGGTGTCGCTGCACGGTGCTGGGGGCGTGCTGGCGGGGCTGGTGGGCGGGACGCTGGCGGACCGGGTGGGCCGGCGCAAGACACTGCTGGCGGGGCTGTGGCTGGGCGCGGCGGCGATGCTGTCGCTGGGCCTGGCGCGCGCCACCTGGCACATCTCCCTCTCCGCCTTCCTGCTGGGCCTGGTGGGCGAGCTGTACCGGCCCGCGGTGTCCGCGGCCGTCGCGGACCTGGTGCCGCCCCAGGACCGACCACGCGCCTACGGCCTGCTGTACTGGGTGGTGAACGTGGGCTTCTCCATCGCCCTGCCCCTGGCGGGGCTGGCCTCGCACTTCGGCTTCCTCACCCTCTTCGTGGCGGACGCCATCACCAGCTTCCTCTATGGCCTGCTCGTCTGGTGGAAGGTGCCGGAGACGCGCCCCGTCCTCCGCACGGAGCCGGCGAAGTCCTCGCCCCTGCCCTCACTGGCCCCCTTCCGGGACGGGGTCTTCCTCGCCTTCGCCGTGCCCACCCTCCTCACGGCCATCGTCTTCGCCCAGGGCACCGTGACGCTGCCGCTGGACCTGACGTCGCGAGGCATGTCTCCGACGACCTTCGGCACGGTGCTGGCGATGAACGGCGTCCTCATCGTGCTGCTGCAGCCCTTCGCCGGACGGGCGATGGGGCGGATGCGTCGCGCCACGGCCCTGGCCTGGGCCTCGGGGCTGACGGGGCTGGGCTTCGGGCTGCACGTGCTGGGCGCGAGCCCGGGGCTGGCGACGCTGGCCGTGGCGGTGTGGACGATGGGGGAGATCGCCCAATCCCCCGTGGCCTCGACGGTGGTGGCGGACCTGGCGCCCACGGAGCAGCGAGGCACCTACCAGGGCGCCTATTACATGCTGTGGGCCCTGTCCGCGTGTGTCGCCCCCTCGCTCGGCTCGTGGGTGCTGGGACACCAGGGCGCCGCCACCCTGTGGGGCGGCTGCCTGGCGGTGGGGCTGTTCGCCGCTGGCTGGCACCTGGCCGTCGCCGATGCCCGCCGCCGCCGCCTGGAGACCCTGCGCCTCACCCGCCCCGAGGTGAGCGCCGCGCAGGACTGA
- a CDS encoding cytochrome P450 — protein sequence MSGRPNLMTPELKANPYPLYAELRRSAPVSQVDPGGFWAVARFEDAMFVFKNPQIFSSEGFGRATNPPWIGSNPFSESMIAMDPPRHGRLRSLVNRAFGNAAMVRLEPRVRAFAEEVVAALPLGRPVDMIPAFSLPVPASVLCLLLGLDPSLRMDLKRWADQLTTVTALGPADTERHGPVRQAIAEARRYFGEVVEARRCQPGDDMVSELLRAQVEGEALTDDELMAFLFLLLVGGLETTVNLLGLSLLVLMERPELLARLRADRSLLPRFIDEVLRFEAPAQGALRMTTREVELGGVRLPERARVVVLMGSANRDEAHFPDADRFDLDRPRPHAMPFGHGAHFCIGAQLARLEARLALDALLDRCGGLSPVPEPVAWHRSMVVRGPASLHAVVHPA from the coding sequence ATGAGTGGCCGCCCCAACCTGATGACGCCCGAGTTGAAGGCCAACCCCTATCCGCTCTACGCGGAGCTGCGCCGCAGCGCGCCCGTGTCCCAGGTAGACCCCGGTGGCTTCTGGGCCGTGGCGCGCTTCGAGGACGCGATGTTCGTGTTCAAGAACCCGCAGATCTTCTCATCCGAGGGGTTCGGGCGCGCGACCAATCCGCCGTGGATCGGGAGCAACCCGTTCTCCGAGTCGATGATCGCCATGGATCCGCCGAGGCACGGGCGGCTGCGGTCGCTCGTCAACCGGGCCTTTGGCAACGCGGCCATGGTGCGGCTGGAGCCACGCGTGCGCGCCTTCGCCGAGGAGGTCGTGGCCGCGCTGCCCCTGGGGCGTCCCGTGGACATGATTCCGGCCTTCTCCCTGCCGGTGCCGGCCTCGGTGCTCTGCCTCCTGCTGGGGTTGGACCCCTCGCTGCGCATGGACCTCAAGCGCTGGGCGGACCAGCTCACCACCGTCACCGCCCTGGGTCCCGCGGACACGGAGCGCCACGGGCCCGTGCGCCAGGCCATCGCGGAAGCGAGGCGTTACTTCGGCGAGGTGGTGGAGGCTCGCCGGTGCCAGCCCGGGGACGACATGGTGAGCGAGCTGCTCAGGGCCCAGGTGGAAGGGGAGGCCCTCACGGACGACGAGTTGATGGCCTTCCTCTTCCTGCTGCTGGTGGGCGGGCTGGAGACGACCGTGAACCTGCTGGGGCTCTCGCTCCTGGTGCTGATGGAACGGCCCGAGCTGCTGGCGCGGTTGCGCGCGGACCGCTCGCTGCTGCCCCGCTTCATCGACGAGGTGCTGCGCTTCGAGGCTCCGGCGCAGGGCGCGTTGCGGATGACCACCCGCGAGGTGGAGCTGGGGGGTGTCCGTCTGCCCGAGCGGGCCCGGGTGGTGGTGCTGATGGGCTCGGCCAACCGGGACGAGGCGCACTTCCCGGACGCGGACCGCTTCGACCTCGATCGGCCCCGCCCGCACGCCATGCCCTTCGGTCACGGCGCCCACTTCTGTATCGGGGCGCAGTTGGCGCGGCTGGAGGCGCGGCTGGCCCTGGATGCGCTGCTGGACCGGTGCGGAGGGCTGTCCCCCGTGCCGGAGCCGGTGGCGTGGCACCGCTCGATGGTGGTGCGTGGACCCGCGTCGCTCCACGCCGTGGTGCACCCGGCCTGA
- a CDS encoding M15 family metallopeptidase: MPFPPLRWKLLLALVCLLVPGLAPGAGGKPGRKKTPLVTLPGGSALRRDAAKAFERMSAAARAEGVWLWVSSGYRTRKQQRFLYERYKQGLGPRAARPGQSNHQRGTAVDVSVGHEDTPTYRWLAANACRHGFRRTVPSEPWHWEYRPRTTPKPAQGSNCLGQAVTPQEPPRTASSGQS, encoded by the coding sequence ATGCCGTTCCCTCCGCTCCGCTGGAAGCTCCTGCTGGCCCTCGTCTGTCTGCTCGTACCGGGACTCGCCCCGGGCGCGGGTGGGAAACCCGGACGGAAGAAGACACCGCTCGTCACCCTGCCCGGTGGCTCGGCCCTGCGCCGCGACGCCGCGAAGGCCTTCGAACGGATGTCCGCCGCGGCCCGCGCGGAGGGCGTCTGGCTCTGGGTGAGCAGCGGCTACCGCACCCGGAAGCAGCAGCGCTTCCTCTATGAGCGCTACAAGCAGGGCCTGGGTCCCCGGGCGGCGCGCCCCGGCCAGTCCAACCACCAGCGCGGCACCGCGGTGGACGTGTCCGTGGGCCACGAGGACACCCCCACCTATCGGTGGCTCGCCGCCAACGCGTGCCGCCATGGCTTCCGGCGCACGGTGCCCTCGGAGCCGTGGCACTGGGAGTACCGGCCCCGCACCACGCCCAAGCCCGCCCAGGGCAGCAATTGCCTCGGCCAGGCCGTGACGCCCCAGGAGCCGCCGCGCACGGCCTCCTCGGGCCAGAGCTGA
- a CDS encoding TolC family protein, which translates to MTAFLLTALLWHASPQAGTPQAQAMTPQFQPEVSDPMLAPVPPAPIQVGSWDEALALLRQRSTDLRAALAQVEVAAGQRRAALAGLLPSLQGTLSVQSNVLDPSATPVLGGGAGGGIGGGAGGGTGTGGDTRPTSPLGTGVLTASVPLFNWSSIQSLRSASASRRAAELSLDETRRQLTGGLARALARVASSERLAEVNRVNLRSALERLALAQRRLELGAGTQLDVIRLRQDAESARSSVVSGDETLRQARDTLGLVLGADQPVGLDRGVSLEDLLNRGQRECRRLETVEQRPDLEAARAQLEAAEHSVSAARAQYLPTLAAQSTAVGLTVDPGFARVPVWNIGAVLTFPFYEGGAREGLVQQARAREETVRQQVVARQRAVSVEVSQTRREVDVAQAEQQIATRTRELAAENDRLTRRAFEVGAGTSQDLVVSAAALRQAELNLVVSEFQLFQARIEAFLAEAACDW; encoded by the coding sequence ATGACCGCCTTCCTGCTCACAGCCCTGCTCTGGCACGCCAGCCCCCAGGCCGGAACGCCCCAGGCCCAGGCGATGACTCCACAATTCCAGCCCGAGGTCTCCGACCCGATGCTGGCCCCCGTCCCCCCCGCGCCGATACAGGTGGGCTCCTGGGACGAGGCGCTCGCGCTGCTGCGCCAGCGCTCCACGGACCTGCGTGCCGCGCTGGCCCAGGTGGAGGTCGCCGCGGGACAGAGGCGCGCGGCGCTCGCGGGACTGCTGCCCTCGCTCCAGGGAACCCTCTCCGTGCAGTCCAACGTGCTCGACCCGAGCGCGACGCCCGTCCTCGGTGGCGGCGCTGGCGGCGGCATCGGAGGGGGCGCCGGTGGAGGGACGGGCACGGGAGGCGACACGCGGCCCACGTCGCCCCTGGGCACGGGCGTGCTGACAGCCTCGGTGCCCCTGTTCAACTGGAGCTCCATCCAGTCGCTGCGCTCGGCGAGCGCATCGCGCCGGGCGGCCGAGCTGTCGCTGGACGAGACGCGGCGCCAGCTCACCGGGGGCCTGGCCCGGGCGCTGGCGCGAGTGGCCTCCTCGGAGCGGCTCGCGGAGGTGAACCGCGTCAACCTGCGCTCGGCCCTGGAGCGGCTGGCGCTGGCCCAGCGGAGGCTGGAGCTGGGCGCGGGCACGCAGCTGGACGTCATCCGCCTGCGGCAGGACGCGGAGTCGGCGCGCTCGTCGGTGGTGTCCGGGGACGAGACGCTGCGGCAGGCGCGGGACACGCTGGGGCTGGTGCTGGGCGCGGACCAGCCGGTGGGCCTGGACCGTGGCGTCTCCCTGGAGGACCTGCTGAACCGCGGCCAGCGGGAGTGCCGCAGGTTGGAAACGGTGGAGCAACGGCCGGACCTCGAGGCGGCGCGCGCGCAGCTGGAGGCGGCCGAGCACTCGGTGTCGGCGGCGAGGGCGCAGTACCTGCCCACGCTGGCGGCGCAGAGCACGGCGGTGGGCCTGACGGTGGACCCGGGCTTCGCGCGGGTGCCGGTGTGGAACATCGGCGCGGTGCTCACCTTCCCCTTCTACGAGGGGGGTGCGCGCGAGGGGCTCGTGCAGCAGGCCCGCGCGCGGGAGGAGACGGTGCGCCAGCAGGTGGTGGCGCGCCAGCGTGCCGTGTCGGTGGAGGTGTCGCAGACACGGCGCGAGGTGGACGTGGCCCAGGCGGAGCAGCAGATAGCGACCCGGACCCGGGAGCTCGCCGCGGAGAACGATCGGCTCACCCGCCGTGCCTTCGAGGTGGGGGCGGGAACGAGCCAGGACCTGGTGGTGTCCGCGGCGGCCTTGCGACAGGCGGAGCTGAACCTGGTGGTGAGTGAGTTCCAACTGTTCCAGGCGCGGATCGAAGCATTCCTGGCGGAGGCGGCATGCGACTGGTGA
- a CDS encoding efflux RND transporter periplasmic adaptor subunit yields the protein MRLVRHGVWGAWLVGLALTGCSGSNGKEGPRGGPGGPGGPAGAARPMPVEVMELRPGPVRDVGEYLGTLVSRRSITVYPQVAGYIRRIAVKPGQQVKPGQLLLEVDPRRERAGVQSAQAQRQSALAQREYARSTRQRAEQLLREGLMSRQDYEQAVAQATAAEASARSAEAQLQSQQVELGYTTVQAPFAGVVGDIPVNPGDYVTPQTVLTSVNQSQALEVSVAVPSERAARVQLGRTQVEVLDDEGKPVLSAPVVFVAPTPDPRTQLVEVTAAFENTVGLRADQVVHAQVVYETREALRLPTFAVTQQSSQFFAMVAAQGDGGSPIAQRRPVKLGGLEGNYYEVLGGLEAGTPVIVGSLQLLRDGQPIQPKPVRQLPGEEQGVGGAADAGTGGAGDAGTGSGPDGGR from the coding sequence ATGCGACTGGTGAGACATGGAGTCTGGGGAGCGTGGCTGGTGGGCCTCGCGCTGACCGGGTGCAGCGGTTCGAACGGAAAGGAAGGCCCGCGGGGAGGGCCCGGAGGCCCCGGAGGGCCAGCCGGCGCCGCGCGGCCGATGCCGGTGGAGGTGATGGAGCTCCGGCCGGGCCCGGTGCGTGACGTCGGGGAGTACCTGGGGACGCTCGTCTCCCGCCGGAGCATCACCGTCTATCCGCAGGTGGCCGGCTACATCCGGCGCATCGCGGTGAAGCCGGGCCAGCAGGTGAAGCCGGGCCAGCTATTGCTGGAGGTGGACCCGCGGCGCGAGCGCGCGGGCGTGCAGAGCGCCCAGGCCCAACGCCAATCGGCGCTGGCGCAGCGGGAGTACGCCCGGAGCACCCGCCAGCGCGCCGAGCAGTTGCTGCGCGAAGGACTCATGAGCCGCCAGGACTACGAGCAGGCGGTGGCTCAGGCCACGGCGGCCGAGGCCAGCGCGCGCTCGGCGGAGGCGCAGCTGCAGTCGCAGCAGGTGGAGCTCGGCTACACCACGGTGCAGGCGCCCTTCGCCGGGGTGGTGGGCGACATCCCCGTGAACCCGGGCGACTACGTCACCCCGCAGACGGTGCTGACGAGCGTGAACCAGAGCCAGGCGCTGGAGGTGTCCGTGGCGGTGCCATCGGAGCGCGCCGCGCGGGTGCAGCTGGGACGCACGCAGGTGGAGGTCCTGGACGACGAGGGCAAGCCGGTGCTGAGCGCCCCCGTCGTCTTCGTGGCCCCCACGCCGGATCCGCGCACGCAACTGGTGGAGGTGACGGCGGCCTTCGAGAACACGGTGGGCCTGCGCGCCGACCAGGTGGTGCACGCCCAGGTGGTGTACGAGACGCGCGAGGCACTGCGTCTGCCCACGTTCGCGGTGACACAGCAGAGCAGCCAGTTCTTCGCCATGGTGGCGGCGCAGGGAGACGGGGGCTCGCCCATCGCGCAGCGCCGGCCGGTGAAGCTGGGAGGGCTCGAGGGCAACTACTACGAGGTGCTGGGAGGCCTGGAGGCGGGCACTCCGGTCATCGTCGGTTCCCTGCAACTGCTGCGGGATGGCCAGCCCATCCAACCCAAGCCCGTGCGGCAATTGCCAGGCGAGGAGCAGGGCGTGGGCGGCGCCGCGGACGCGGGCACGGGTGGCGCCGGGGACGCGGGCACGGGCTCCGGCCCGGACGGAGGCAGGTGA